Proteins encoded within one genomic window of Jiangella mangrovi:
- a CDS encoding FAD-binding oxidoreductase → MSTDIETGRLARRELSGVRGRLTGPEDAGYDEARKVYNAMIDRRPALIARCADADDVALVVGFAREHGLPLAVRGGGHNGGGLGVVDDGVVIDLGDLREVTVDPEARTVRVGGGCTWGEVDRATNAFGLATPSGIISTTGVGGLTLGGGLGHLTRAFGLAIDNLLEVEMVLADGERVSASAAEHPDLFWAVRGGGGNFGVVTSFLFRLHELDTVVAGPTFWAIEQTAEVLAAYRDFLPAAPRELNGFFLVGAVPPAPPFPEELHLRTVCGVVWCHVGSAEQAAADMAPLLDALPEPLLHAPSPMPHPALQSAFDGLYPPGDQWHWRADFVTEIPDEAVAIHADFGARLPTWKSTMHLYPIDGAAHDHGSADTAWSYRDARWGSVFAGVDADPANVGLISAWSVDYFEALHPYSAGGAYVNMMMDEGQDRVRASYRGNYERLAQVKAQYDPENLFRVNQNIRPAT, encoded by the coding sequence ATGAGCACCGACATCGAGACCGGGCGCCTCGCGCGCCGCGAGCTGAGCGGCGTCCGCGGCCGGCTGACCGGGCCGGAGGACGCCGGCTACGACGAGGCCCGCAAGGTCTACAACGCCATGATCGACCGGCGCCCGGCGCTGATCGCCCGGTGTGCCGACGCCGACGACGTCGCCCTGGTCGTCGGGTTCGCGCGCGAGCACGGCCTGCCGCTCGCCGTGCGCGGCGGCGGCCACAACGGGGGCGGCCTGGGCGTCGTCGACGACGGCGTGGTCATCGACCTCGGCGACCTGCGCGAGGTCACCGTCGACCCCGAGGCGCGGACGGTGCGCGTCGGGGGCGGCTGCACGTGGGGCGAGGTCGACCGGGCGACCAACGCGTTCGGCCTGGCCACGCCCAGCGGGATCATCTCGACGACGGGGGTCGGCGGGCTCACGCTGGGCGGCGGCCTCGGGCACCTGACCAGGGCGTTCGGCCTGGCCATCGACAACCTGCTCGAGGTCGAGATGGTGCTGGCCGACGGCGAGCGCGTCTCGGCCAGCGCGGCGGAGCACCCGGACCTGTTCTGGGCGGTCCGTGGTGGCGGCGGCAACTTCGGGGTGGTGACGTCGTTCCTGTTCCGGCTGCACGAGCTCGACACCGTCGTCGCCGGCCCGACGTTCTGGGCGATCGAGCAGACGGCCGAGGTGCTCGCGGCCTACCGCGACTTCCTGCCGGCCGCGCCGCGCGAGCTCAACGGGTTCTTCCTGGTGGGCGCCGTGCCGCCGGCGCCGCCGTTCCCCGAGGAGCTGCACCTGCGCACCGTCTGCGGCGTCGTCTGGTGCCACGTCGGCTCCGCCGAGCAGGCCGCCGCGGACATGGCGCCGCTGCTGGACGCGCTGCCCGAGCCGCTGCTGCACGCGCCGTCGCCGATGCCGCACCCGGCGCTGCAGAGCGCCTTCGACGGCCTCTACCCGCCGGGCGACCAGTGGCACTGGCGGGCGGACTTCGTGACGGAGATCCCGGACGAGGCGGTCGCGATCCACGCCGACTTCGGCGCCCGGCTGCCCACGTGGAAGTCGACGATGCACCTGTACCCGATCGACGGCGCGGCGCACGACCACGGCTCCGCCGACACCGCGTGGAGCTACCGGGACGCGCGCTGGGGATCGGTCTTCGCCGGCGTGGACGCCGACCCGGCCAACGTCGGCCTCATCAGCGCGTGGTCGGTGGACTACTTCGAGGCGCTGCACCCGTACTCGGCCGGCGGGGCGTACGTGAACATGATGATGGACGAGGGCCAGGACCGGGTCCGCGCCAGCTACCGCGGCAACTACGAGCGGCTCGCGCAGGTCAAGGCGCAGTACGACCCGGAGAACCTGTTCCGCGTCAACCAGAACATCCGGCCGGCTACGTAG